DNA from Deltaproteobacteria bacterium:
GTGAGTAATGACACGACATGTCTCCGCGTATACCAAAATTGAAAAGCTGTGTCCAGCAAAATTTAAGAGTTCACCGAATATTTACAAAAAAAGTCCACCTTTTTTAATGATATTCCCAACTTAATCCTTAGATACCCAAGTCTGAATGTGAGGATGGCATGCGGGGTGACCAACTGGCCAGACAGTGGCGTATTTTGCGGACCATTGAATCCCGAAGTCATGGGATCACTGTCGCGGAGCTTGGTGAACAGGAAGGCTGCCACACCCGCACGATCTGGCGTGATCTCGTAGCTATCCAGGCTGCCGGTAAATCAAATCCCCGACCACAAGAAGCTTTCTCAATAAGCCTGACATACATGAGTACAATGTCGCCAAAGCCCCACCTGGGAGAAAACCGAGCATGAATATATTCGGCCTACGTGACAGGCTAGTCAAAGACTACGCAAACTACGTCAAGAGTTTTATCCTGATCCAGGACGGACGTATTCGCAGACATGTCGAGGAAAACCTAGAGGATGGTCTCCTTTGGCCTGATCCTCTCATCCAGATGAATCCCTCCTTTGAGCCTGGCGAATGGATCGACGAACTTGTCCAACAAGATATTCTACACGAAGAGTGCAGCCGCATATTCAGAATCAAGCAGGACCCGCAAGAAGAGGGAAAGCCGCTACGTCTCCACCGACACCAGTCAGATGCAGTCAAAGCAGCCAAAACTGAAAATAACTATGTCCTGACAACCGGCACCGGTTCTGGGAAAAGTTTGGCCTACATAGTTCCTATCGTGGATCATGTGCTGCGTTTTGGGTCGGGAAATGGCATCCAGGCGATTATTGTCTACCCCATGAATGCTCTGTGTAACAGCCAGTATGGGGAACTTGAAAAATTCCTTTGCTACGGTTACCCGAAAGGAGCTGAACCGGTTCGTTTTGCCAGATACACAGGCCAGGAAAAAGATGAAGAAAGGCAGAAGATTATTGCAAGTCCCCCCGATATTCTGCTCACCAACTATGTGATGCTTGAGCTAATCCTCACCAGACCATACGAGAAAAACATCGTTGAAGCAGCTCAGGGTTTACGCTTCCTGGTCCTTGACGAGTTGCACACCTATCGCGGGAGACAGGGAGCAGACGTATCATTGCTGGTCCGGCGTGTGCGGGATGCCTGCAATGCAGCAAATGTTCACTGCATCGGCACTTCGGCTACTTTGGCTGGTCCGGGAACATATGAGGAGCAAAGGGTAGAAATCGCAAAAGTCGCTACAAAGCTGTTTGGAGACACAGTCAAGCCTGAGATGGTAATCGGTGAAACCTTGAAAAGAGCAACCCCTGAAGCAAATTTATCGGATCCTTCCTTTGTCAAGCAATTAAAGGAAAGGGTTTCAGATACAGAGCGCCACCCGCCGTCAGATTTTCCGAACTTCATTGGGGACCCCTTATCCATCTGGATTGAAGACACCTTCGGAATAACCACCGAGAAGGAATCGGGCAGGCTCATCAGAACCAGGCCCAAAAGCATTACAGGACGTGACGGCGCGGCCAAAAAGCTGAGTGAGTTGACCGAAGTGGATGAAACCCGCTGTATTAAAGCCATACAAGAAGGGCTACTGGCGGGGTATCAATGCTCACACCCTGACACAGGTTTTCCAGCTTTTGCTTTTCGTTTGCATCAGTTCATAAGCCGGGGGGACAATGTCTACGCTTCACTCGACCCTGCCGAATCCAGGTTTATTACGGTGTACGGCCAACAGTTTGTTCCAGGAGACCGCTCTCGCATCCTTCTGCCTGTTGTCTTCTGCCGGGAGTGCGGCCAGGAATACTATTGTGTGCGTGTCGAAAAAGACCCCGAAACCAACCAAAGAGTCTTTCAAGCCAGAGATCTTACTGATCGTTACCACGATGACGAGACCGAGGCCGGATTCCTTTATTACAATTGCGAAAAGCCGTGGCCGGAAACCATGGATGAGATTGTTGATCGAGTTCCAAGTGACTGGCTTGAGGAGCATAAGGGCTCCGTCCGGTTAAAGAGAGATCAAAAGAAGAACCTTCCCGAACGAGTACGAATCGGACCGGATGGGCGAGGTTCTGATGACGCAATTCCATACCACTATACTAGAGCCCCATTTCGTTTCTGTCTGAATTGCGGTGTGTCATACGGGGCTCGTCAGGTCTCAGACATCGGAAAATTGACAGCTCTTGGCACTGAAGGCCGGAGCACAGCTACGACCATTCTCAGCCTTTCTGCCGTCCGCCACCTAAAAAAAGAAAAAGAAGATACCCTTCCTGAAAAGGCAAGAAAACTACTGAGTTTTACAGACAATCGCCAAGACGCTTCTCTTCAGGCCGGCCACTTCAATGATTTCGTGGAAATAGGCCTCCTTCGTTCAGCCCTTTACAAAGCGGGAAAGGCTGCCGGGCCGGACGGCTTAAGTCACGATGAATTGACCCACACGGTTTTTGAAGCCTTTGACCTTCCGCTTCATTTGTATGCGGCCGATCCTGACGTTAAATTCCACGCAAAGGAGGAGACAAAAAAAGCCTTAAGAAACGTGATCGGTTACAGACTCTACCATGACTTGCGTCGTGGCTGGAGGGTCACTTCTCCAAACCTGGAACAGTGTGGACTTCTGGAAATTGGCTATCCCTCTTTGAAAGAGCTTTGCGAGGCTGAGGAGGAATGGAACAATTGCCATCCTGCCTTGCTTACAGCCACACCAGAAACCCGGTTTGCCGTTTGCAAGGTGCTACTTGACCTGATGAGAAGGGAGCTGGCCATTAAGGTGGACTATTTGAATCCCCAGTTTCAAGAAAGGATTCAGCAGCAGAGCTACCAGCGACTCATTCCCCCCTGGGCCATCGATGAAAAAGAAACCATAGTGGAAGCTGCAGTCTGTTACCCCCGTCCAAGAAGACGTAGAGATTACGGCGGGGATTTTTTCCTGTCTCCTCGCAGTCTGTTCGGCCAATATCTACGTCGTCCCGCCACCTTCCCGGATAATGATGAAAAACTTGGCCTCGATGCCACGCAAGAACTCATTTTACAGTTACTTAAGATACTTCGTGTGGCAGGGCTTGTCGAAGAGGTGACTCCTGCCAAAGAGAAAGACCAGGTGCCTGGGTATCAGATGCCGGGTGCTGCCATCCACTGGATAGCGGGAGACGGAACCAAACCATTTCACGACCCACTCAGAGTCCCTACCAAATCGGAAGCAGGCGGGAGAACAAATCCCTTCTTTGTGTCCTTCTATCAAGAGATCGCCTCTGAGGGTAAGGGGATTGAGGCCAGGGAGCATACGGCTCAGGTCCCCTATGAGCTCAGGGAAGAACGAGAAGAGGCCTTCAGGGAAGGAAGGCTCCCCATCCTATACTGCTCTCCCACCATGGAGCTGGGAATAGACATAGCTACCCTGAATGTAGTTAATATGAGAAATATTCCTCCCACCCCTGCTAACTATGCCCAGAGGAGCGGCCGGGCTGGCAGAAGCGGGCAGCCTGCTTTGGTCTTTTCTTATTGCACAACCGGCAGCCCTCACGATCAGTACTTCTTCAAGCGCCCTGAACGCATGGTTGCAGGCGCGGTTGCGCCTCCAAAGCTTGAGCTTGCAAATGAAGATTTGATCAAGGCCCATGTTCATGCCGTGCGCTTGGCAGCAGGTACGGGTCAATCTTTGGGAAGTTCCCTGAAAGATATTTTGGATGTCACCGGAGAAGAGCCCACACTCGCACTCCAACATTTAGTGCAAGATTTCTTCCAGAACGACAAGGCCAAGAAAGAAGCCCTTGATCGTTGTAAGCGTATCCTGGCAAGCATTGAAGATGATTTGACAGCCGCAGACTGGTACAGTGACGGATGGCTGGAAGAGGTTTTGAACAAAGTGGTTTTGAGTTTTGAGCAAGCCTGCGACCGCTGGCGTTCCCTTTACCGCTCAGCCGCCAAACAAAGGGACACCCAGCACAAGATTATCATGGATGCCTCCCGACCACTTGAACACAAAAAGGAGGCAAAGCGCCTCCGCCGTGAGGCTGAGGCACAACTGGACTTGCTCCTTGAGTTTCGTAGCGTCATCCAGTCGGATTTTTACAGCTACCGGTATTTTGCAAGCGAAGGCTTTCTCCCCGGATACAATTTTCCCAGACTTCCTCTTTCAGCCTACATTCCGGGACGGCGCCACCGCCAAGACGATTTCCTCTCACGCCCCCGGTTTCTTGCGATCTCCGAATTTGGGCCAAGAAGCATTGTGTATCATGAAGGCTCTCGCTACATCATCAACAAAGTGATCATGCCGGTAGGCGATCCAATAACCGGTGACGAGGAAGTCCTCACTACTTCCGCCAAGCTGTGTCCTGAATGCGGCTACCTTCACCCTATCTCGGACGGCAGTCAGGGCCTGGATCTCTGCGAATATTGTAAGCATCCACTCGAGGCGTCTCTCAGCCAGCTCTTTCGCCTCCAGAATGTCTCAACTAAACGCAGGGATCGGATCAACTGTGATGAAGAAGAACGCTTGCGGCTGGGCTACGAGATCAAGACAGGTGTTCGCTTTGCTTTACATGGAGGAAAGCCATCCTTCAGAACAGCCTCGCTGGAGCATTCTGCCAACGGTTCGCTATCCACTCTGACCTATGGCCACGCAGCCACCCTCTGGCGGATCAATCTCGGGTGGGCACGCCGCAGGATTAAGCAGCAATATGGTTTTGTTCTTGATATTGAAAGGGGCTACTGGGCAAGAAATGAACAAGGCGGTGAGGAAGATGAATCAGATCCTATGAGTGCAAAGACATCGAGGGTAGTGCCTTTTGTGGAGGACCATCGAAACTGTCTCCTCTTTCAACCTGCCAAGTCGTTAGATGAAAATCAGATGGCCTCCATTCAAGCAGCACTGAAGCGGGCCATCCAAACGTGTTACCAACTGGAGGATAATGAGCTGGCAGCAGAACCTTTGCCCAGCATGGAAAATCGAAAGGTTATTCTTTTTTACGAAGCAGCCGAAGGAGGAGCCGGTGTTTTGCGACAGCTCATCTCCGAGCCTGATGCCTTTGCCAACGTTGCCAGAGAAGCATTGGACGTGTGTCATTTTGATCCTGAAACCGGCGAAGATAGACACCGGGCTCCACGGGCCAGGGAGGATTGCGAGGCAGCCTGTTACGATTGTCTCATGACATATAGCAACCAGAGAGACCACACTATACTCGACCGCAGGGCCATTCAACAGATACTCCTTGATTACGCGACATCGAAGGTTTCAGCGTCACCCACAGAGGATCCCCGGGCCGAACATCTAAGAAAACTCATGAACCAGGCCGATTCAAAGCTTGAGAAAGACTGGCTTGATTTTCTGGAGGCACAAGATCTTCGCCTGCCCTCCAAGGCACAATATTTCATGGAAGCCTGCAAGACACGTCCTGATTTTTTCTACGAAGAGCACCTGGCAGTGATTTACGTGGACGGGCCTGTGCATGATTATCTGGAGCGGGCAAAGCGCGATGCCGAGCAGACTGATTGTCTGGAAGATTTGGGCTACACAGTCATCCGCTTTGGCCATCAAGAAGATTGGAACAAGATTATCGCCAAGTTTCCCCATGTTTTCGGAGCAAGAAAGGGCAGTTGATGTCAGACACATAGAAATAAATCTGACACGATAACAGGATAGATATGATGTAAATAAAAGAACAGATCACCAGGACAAAAAAATCATCCAGTCAATCCTGTTTATCCTGTCAAAAAGATAACCCAACTATTTCAGGACAAACCATGGACTTTGCAGTAGGATCACTGGTTCAAACACGTAGCCGGGAGTGGGTAGTGCTTCCTGACTCCCAGGAGGATCTTCTTGTTTTGCGTCCTCTTGGTGGCACGGACGATGAAGTTACCGGGATCTATCTCCCCCTGGAAAAGGTGAGGACAGCCACCTTCTCCCTTCCTGATCCTTCCCAAATTGGTGATTTTCGCTCGTGCCGTCTATTGAGAGATGCCATTCGCTTGGGATTTCGTTCAAGCAGCGGACCTTTCCGCTCATTTGCCAAAATAGGAGTTGATCCTCGGCCTTACCAGCTTGTTCCATTGCTGGTGGCCCTCAAGCTGGACCCAGTACGCATCCTTATTGCCGACGACGTAGGAATCGGAAAAACCATAGAGGCCGGTCTGGTGGCCCGAGAACTCCTCGACCGGGGGGAAGTCACGCGTCTGGCCGTGCTCTGTCCTCCGCACTTGGGAGAGCAGTGGCAAGCAGAGCTAAGCGACAAGTTCCACATCCAGGCCGAACTCGTGCTTCCCAGCACGGCCGCCAGGCTGGAGCGTCGTTGTGCTGTTGGGCAGTCTCTCTTTGATCTTTATCCCTATGTGGTTGTCTCCATGGACTACATAAAAACTGATCGCCGCCGCGACGAATTTATCAGGACCTGCCCGGAACTCGTCATAGTAGATGAGGCCCACACATGTGCTTATGCGCAACACCAACGCGGAAGCCGTCACCAACGAAATCGCCTTGTCAAAGGTCTTGCCCAGGATCCAAACCGCCACCTCATCCTGGTAACAGCCACGCCGCACAGTGGAAAAGAGGAGGCATTCCGATCGCTCCTTGCCTTTCTTGATCCCACATTCGGGAGTCTCCCGGAAAATGTGGCTGGACCCGAAAATGAGCCCCATCGGAGACGGCTCGCTGCCCATTTCGTCCAGCGCCGCCGGGCGGATATCCGCCACTACATGAAAACTGAAACTCCATTCCCCGCGCGGGAAGATGCAGAGGCGTCCTACACCCTGGGGGAAGGCTCGCCTTACAAGCGCCTTTTCGACAAGGTGTTCAAATACGCCAGGGAGACCGTGGCTGACCCAAAGGGTGGGGCCCACCGCCAGCGAGTCCGGTGGTGGTCGGCCCTGGCCTTGCTACGATCCCTGGCAAGCAGCCCGGCTGCCGCTGCGGCCACCCTACGCAACCGTGCTGCTGTTGCCGATACCGAAACGGTCGAAGAAGCAGACGAAATCGGCCGCCGAACCATCCTGGATATAGATATTGAAGATGCGGGAGAAGCAGAAGAACTCATCCCGGGGAGTGACCCTGGCGAAGAAGACGCCGAAGCAAAGCGCAATCGCCGGCTATTGCTCCAGATGGCCCGAGAGGCTGATGCTCTTGCCGGCAAGAAAGATGTGAAGCTCCAGAAAGCTATCCCTTTGATCAAGGATTTCATCAAAGACGGCCACCAACCCATTCTGTTTTGTCGCTTTATTCCCACGGCTGAATATGTTGCAGAGGCCCTTCGCAAAGCCCTGCCCAACGATGTGGCGGTAACTGCTGTCACCGGCACTTTGCCACCAGCCGAGCGGGAAGAGCGTGTGCTCCAGCTTGGTGAAAACCCCAAGCACGTCCTTGTTTGCACCGACTGTCTTAGTGAGGGAATCAACCTTCAGCAGCATTTTGATGCGGTCATGCACTACGATCTGAGCTGGAACCCAACCCGTCATGAGCAAAGAGAAGGCAGGGTGGATCGCTTTGGCCAACCCGAAGACAAAGTGCGGGTTCTGACCTACTACGGGTTGGATAATCAAATCGATGGTATTGTGTTGGACGTGCTTCTCCGAAAGCACAAAAAGATCCGAAGTTCTCTGGGCATATTTGTTCCGGTGCCGGGCGACACGAACATGGTAGTTGAGGCCATATTCGAGGGCCTCCTTCTCAGGGAGCAGGCTGGGAGCCGCCAGTTCTCGTTCGACTTCCTGCATGAGACCCGCGATGATCTTCACGCGAAGTGGGACGATGCCACAGCGCGAGAAAAACGTTCCCGCACAATGTTTGCCCAGGAATCCATCAAAGCTGATGAAGTGGCAAATGAACTTGAGGCGACTCGGACCGCCATTGGTTCCGGGGTTGATGTTAGCAACTTCGTTCAAGAGGCCTTGAGGGCACAGGGGGCGGTCATCACTTCCCGCAAAAATCGTTTCCACTTTGATATCTCCGAGGTTCCTAGGGCACTCAAGGAAACCCTACCAATTGGAGACAAAGACCGGTTTGAAGCGAGTTTCGAACTCCCAGTAAAAGAGGGTGTCCTTTACCTGAATCGGACGCACCCAGTGGTGGAGGCATTGGCTTCTTACGTGATGAATACTTCCCTTGATCCGTTGGTTGAGGGTGCAGCAAAACGCTGCGGAGTAATCCGCACACGCAAGGTAGAAAGGCGCACAACATTGCTCCTTGTGCGTTTTCGCTACCATATTATCACTCTCAAGGAAGGAGCAGAAACTCCTCTTCTTGCCGAAGAATGCCAGCTTTTGGGATTTTCAGGATCTCCCGAAAAAGCAAAGTGGTTGAATCAAGAAAGAGCTGAAGCCCTCCTTTTGAGCGAGCCGGATGCCAACATCAGCCCCGACTTGGCTTCTAATGCCATAACCAGGATCATTGACGGGTTTGATCACCTCAGGCCCAGGCTGGAAAAGGAGGCAAAAAGCCGGGCTGAGAGACTCCTCGATGCGCACCGCCGGGTTAGAATGGCCGCACGGCTTCGCGGCCTGCGATACAAGGTGGAGCCCCACCTTCCCCCGGATGTGTTGGGGATTTACGTATATCTTCCTGTGATCTGACAAGGAAACAAGTATGCGTCGGAGCCATCGAGAGATCTTTGCCACCATTAAGACAGAAGGAGCTCTGCTCCCCGTAGAAATCCTTCAACGGATTGCAAAAGGGGATCGGGATCTTGAGGGTCTTTCGCCTGAGTCATATCATCTTTCCAAGAACGAAAAGCTCAATGAGGTAATCAACCGGGCCTGGAACCGTTGTGAGGGTGCATGGCGTTCCTTCCAGGGTACAGCAGACATCCTTCCAGAATCCGATGCCGGCACTACAGTCACGAGGGAGCGCTGGCTTCTCATCCTCTTTCAAGAGCTGGGTTATGGCAGGCTTTTGACACAAAAAGCGCAGCACATCAACGGAAAGAGCTATCCCATTAGCCACGCCTGGCATCATACCCCGATTCACCTTATCAGCTTTCGACAGGACTTAGGAAGTCGCATACCAGGGGTTGCTGGCGCCGCCCGAATGAACCCCCACGGCATGGTTCAAGAGTTTCTCAATCGATCGGATGATCATCTCTGGGGCATCGTCTCAAACGGCCTGAGGCTCCGCCTTCTCAGAGATAATTTTAGCCTTACACGTCAGGCTTATGTGGAGTTCGACCTGGAGGCCATGATGTCAGGTGAAGTTTATTCCGACTTCATACTCCTTTACATGGTCCTTCACCAGTCACGTGTGGAGGCAGAAAGGCCAGAGCAGTGCTGGCTTGAGCGATGGAGCGACGAGGCCAAGCGTCGAGGCACCCGTGCCCTGGAGCAACTCAGAAGCGGGGTCCACCAGGCAATCCAAGCTTTCGGCCAAGGCTTTCTTGTCCATCCAGGCAATTCCAGCCTTCGCCAGGAACTTCAATCCGGTGTGTTGACTCCTCATGGACTCTACGAGCAACTCTTAAGGCTGGTTTATCGGTTGATCTTTCTTTTTGTTGCTGAAGATAGACATCTCCTTTTAGGTACAGATGCTCCGCCTGAAGCCCGAAGCCGTTATTTGGATCATTATTCTCTTACTCGTATCCGCCGCATTGCAGGACGTCTCAGGGGCACACAGCACGGAGACCTGTGGCAAGGTCTAAGAGTCACTTTTCAATGTCTGATAGACGGACAGTCGGCGTTGGGGCTATCTCCACTGGGAGGATTCCTCTTCTCACAAGATTCTCTTACCGGTCTGAATCCTTGCGAGCTTTCAAACGATGCCTTGCTCACAGGCGTGCGTCACTTGAGCTTTACCCAGGACAATCGAATGCTTCGACCGGTCGACTATCGCAATTTAGGAACAGAGGAATTGGGGAGTGTGTATGAGAGTCTCCTTGAACTTCATCCGGAAGTCAATGTTGCTGCTTCCACCTTTGAGCTCAAAGTCGCTGCCGGGTCAGAACGGAAAACCACTGGTTCATATTACACCCCATCCTCTCTCATTAGCTGTCTCCTTGACTCTGCACTGGCGTCGGTAATTGCCAGGAAGCTTAAGGAACCGGATTCCGAAAAGGCCCTCCTTGATCTCAAAGTAGTGGACCCCGCATGTGGCTCCGGTCATTTTCTCATTGCAGCCGCGCATCGCATAGGTAAACACTTAGCTATTATTCGCACAGGGGAAATTGAGCCTCCACCTGAGGAGCGGCGAAAAGCATTGCGGGATGTAGTCTCCCACTGCATTTATGGTGTGGATGTTAATCCATTGGCTGTGGAACTTTGTAAGGTGGCGCTCTGGATTGAGACTTTGGATCCTGGCCGCCCCTTGGGATTCTTGGATCACCGCATCAAGTGTGGCAATTCCCTCATAGGGGCAACCCCGGAATTACTGGAAAAGGGTATTCCCGATGATGCCTTCAAGCCGGTAGAGGGAGACGATAAGAAGGTTGCCACCGCTATACGAAAGAAAAACAGAGGAGAATGTCGGGGCCAACATGATCTTTTCGCGGGAGTAACAGCGGCTCCTGATTGGCAAGAGGCGGTTGAAGGCTTTCAGAAGTGGGGTAGTATGCCTGAAAATGCTTTTCATCAGGTGTGCGAGAAGGCCGCTCAATACGGAACCCTGCGAGAAAAGCCAGCCTATCAGCATGAAAAACAGATTGCCAATCTCTGGACCGCTGCTTTTTTCTGGCCGTTGAGCGATGATACAGTAACTACAGTACCAACAGAGGATATTTTTCGACGATTTCAAGGGGGAGGTTACCAGCTAAGAGAAGAAGCGCAGAAGCAGATGGAGGATTTGTCCTCCAAGCACGGCTTTTTTCACTGGCACCTTGAGTTTCCGGAGGTGTTCACAGAAGGTGGGGAAGGAGGCTTTGACTGTGTATTGGGGAACCCCCCTTGGGAACGCATCAAACTCCAGGAAAAGGAGTTCTTTGCCCAAGAAGACCCAGAAATTGCCACTGCGTCCAATGCTGCAGCTAGAAAAAAGCTCATTGCTCAACTTCCAGAAACCAACCCCAATCTATGGAAGGAATTTTGGGAGGCTAAGCGGGCTTCAGAGTGCGAAAGCAACTTCATGAGAGCGTCAAGTCGATACCCTCTGAGTGCTGTAGGCGATATCAACACCTACCAGATCTTCGCAGGCCTTGCGAGGGATCTCATTCAGAAGAATGGTCGGGCTGGAATTGTTGTGCCAAGCGGCATCGCTACGGATGATAGCAACAAGAAGTTCTTCGCTGATCTCACAGAAAAAGGAGCCTTGGTCAGCCTTTATGACTTTGAGAATCGAGAAGGCATTTTCCCTGCCGTTCACAGATCTTACAA
Protein-coding regions in this window:
- a CDS encoding HTH domain-containing protein, which produces MRGDQLARQWRILRTIESRSHGITVAELGEQEGCHTRTIWRDLVAIQAAGKSNPRPQEAFSISLTYMSTMSPKPHLGENRA
- a CDS encoding DEAD/DEAH box helicase gives rise to the protein MNIFGLRDRLVKDYANYVKSFILIQDGRIRRHVEENLEDGLLWPDPLIQMNPSFEPGEWIDELVQQDILHEECSRIFRIKQDPQEEGKPLRLHRHQSDAVKAAKTENNYVLTTGTGSGKSLAYIVPIVDHVLRFGSGNGIQAIIVYPMNALCNSQYGELEKFLCYGYPKGAEPVRFARYTGQEKDEERQKIIASPPDILLTNYVMLELILTRPYEKNIVEAAQGLRFLVLDELHTYRGRQGADVSLLVRRVRDACNAANVHCIGTSATLAGPGTYEEQRVEIAKVATKLFGDTVKPEMVIGETLKRATPEANLSDPSFVKQLKERVSDTERHPPSDFPNFIGDPLSIWIEDTFGITTEKESGRLIRTRPKSITGRDGAAKKLSELTEVDETRCIKAIQEGLLAGYQCSHPDTGFPAFAFRLHQFISRGDNVYASLDPAESRFITVYGQQFVPGDRSRILLPVVFCRECGQEYYCVRVEKDPETNQRVFQARDLTDRYHDDETEAGFLYYNCEKPWPETMDEIVDRVPSDWLEEHKGSVRLKRDQKKNLPERVRIGPDGRGSDDAIPYHYTRAPFRFCLNCGVSYGARQVSDIGKLTALGTEGRSTATTILSLSAVRHLKKEKEDTLPEKARKLLSFTDNRQDASLQAGHFNDFVEIGLLRSALYKAGKAAGPDGLSHDELTHTVFEAFDLPLHLYAADPDVKFHAKEETKKALRNVIGYRLYHDLRRGWRVTSPNLEQCGLLEIGYPSLKELCEAEEEWNNCHPALLTATPETRFAVCKVLLDLMRRELAIKVDYLNPQFQERIQQQSYQRLIPPWAIDEKETIVEAAVCYPRPRRRRDYGGDFFLSPRSLFGQYLRRPATFPDNDEKLGLDATQELILQLLKILRVAGLVEEVTPAKEKDQVPGYQMPGAAIHWIAGDGTKPFHDPLRVPTKSEAGGRTNPFFVSFYQEIASEGKGIEAREHTAQVPYELREEREEAFREGRLPILYCSPTMELGIDIATLNVVNMRNIPPTPANYAQRSGRAGRSGQPALVFSYCTTGSPHDQYFFKRPERMVAGAVAPPKLELANEDLIKAHVHAVRLAAGTGQSLGSSLKDILDVTGEEPTLALQHLVQDFFQNDKAKKEALDRCKRILASIEDDLTAADWYSDGWLEEVLNKVVLSFEQACDRWRSLYRSAAKQRDTQHKIIMDASRPLEHKKEAKRLRREAEAQLDLLLEFRSVIQSDFYSYRYFASEGFLPGYNFPRLPLSAYIPGRRHRQDDFLSRPRFLAISEFGPRSIVYHEGSRYIINKVIMPVGDPITGDEEVLTTSAKLCPECGYLHPISDGSQGLDLCEYCKHPLEASLSQLFRLQNVSTKRRDRINCDEEERLRLGYEIKTGVRFALHGGKPSFRTASLEHSANGSLSTLTYGHAATLWRINLGWARRRIKQQYGFVLDIERGYWARNEQGGEEDESDPMSAKTSRVVPFVEDHRNCLLFQPAKSLDENQMASIQAALKRAIQTCYQLEDNELAAEPLPSMENRKVILFYEAAEGGAGVLRQLISEPDAFANVAREALDVCHFDPETGEDRHRAPRAREDCEAACYDCLMTYSNQRDHTILDRRAIQQILLDYATSKVSASPTEDPRAEHLRKLMNQADSKLEKDWLDFLEAQDLRLPSKAQYFMEACKTRPDFFYEEHLAVIYVDGPVHDYLERAKRDAEQTDCLEDLGYTVIRFGHQEDWNKIIAKFPHVFGARKGS
- a CDS encoding DEAD/DEAH box helicase, producing the protein MDFAVGSLVQTRSREWVVLPDSQEDLLVLRPLGGTDDEVTGIYLPLEKVRTATFSLPDPSQIGDFRSCRLLRDAIRLGFRSSSGPFRSFAKIGVDPRPYQLVPLLVALKLDPVRILIADDVGIGKTIEAGLVARELLDRGEVTRLAVLCPPHLGEQWQAELSDKFHIQAELVLPSTAARLERRCAVGQSLFDLYPYVVVSMDYIKTDRRRDEFIRTCPELVIVDEAHTCAYAQHQRGSRHQRNRLVKGLAQDPNRHLILVTATPHSGKEEAFRSLLAFLDPTFGSLPENVAGPENEPHRRRLAAHFVQRRRADIRHYMKTETPFPAREDAEASYTLGEGSPYKRLFDKVFKYARETVADPKGGAHRQRVRWWSALALLRSLASSPAAAAATLRNRAAVADTETVEEADEIGRRTILDIDIEDAGEAEELIPGSDPGEEDAEAKRNRRLLLQMAREADALAGKKDVKLQKAIPLIKDFIKDGHQPILFCRFIPTAEYVAEALRKALPNDVAVTAVTGTLPPAEREERVLQLGENPKHVLVCTDCLSEGINLQQHFDAVMHYDLSWNPTRHEQREGRVDRFGQPEDKVRVLTYYGLDNQIDGIVLDVLLRKHKKIRSSLGIFVPVPGDTNMVVEAIFEGLLLREQAGSRQFSFDFLHETRDDLHAKWDDATAREKRSRTMFAQESIKADEVANELEATRTAIGSGVDVSNFVQEALRAQGAVITSRKNRFHFDISEVPRALKETLPIGDKDRFEASFELPVKEGVLYLNRTHPVVEALASYVMNTSLDPLVEGAAKRCGVIRTRKVERRTTLLLVRFRYHIITLKEGAETPLLAEECQLLGFSGSPEKAKWLNQERAEALLLSEPDANISPDLASNAITRIIDGFDHLRPRLEKEAKSRAERLLDAHRRVRMAARLRGLRYKVEPHLPPDVLGIYVYLPVI
- a CDS encoding N-6 DNA methylase, with translation MRRSHREIFATIKTEGALLPVEILQRIAKGDRDLEGLSPESYHLSKNEKLNEVINRAWNRCEGAWRSFQGTADILPESDAGTTVTRERWLLILFQELGYGRLLTQKAQHINGKSYPISHAWHHTPIHLISFRQDLGSRIPGVAGAARMNPHGMVQEFLNRSDDHLWGIVSNGLRLRLLRDNFSLTRQAYVEFDLEAMMSGEVYSDFILLYMVLHQSRVEAERPEQCWLERWSDEAKRRGTRALEQLRSGVHQAIQAFGQGFLVHPGNSSLRQELQSGVLTPHGLYEQLLRLVYRLIFLFVAEDRHLLLGTDAPPEARSRYLDHYSLTRIRRIAGRLRGTQHGDLWQGLRVTFQCLIDGQSALGLSPLGGFLFSQDSLTGLNPCELSNDALLTGVRHLSFTQDNRMLRPVDYRNLGTEELGSVYESLLELHPEVNVAASTFELKVAAGSERKTTGSYYTPSSLISCLLDSALASVIARKLKEPDSEKALLDLKVVDPACGSGHFLIAAAHRIGKHLAIIRTGEIEPPPEERRKALRDVVSHCIYGVDVNPLAVELCKVALWIETLDPGRPLGFLDHRIKCGNSLIGATPELLEKGIPDDAFKPVEGDDKKVATAIRKKNRGECRGQHDLFAGVTAAPDWQEAVEGFQKWGSMPENAFHQVCEKAAQYGTLREKPAYQHEKQIANLWTAAFFWPLSDDTVTTVPTEDIFRRFQGGGYQLREEAQKQMEDLSSKHGFFHWHLEFPEVFTEGGEGGFDCVLGNPPWERIKLQEKEFFAQEDPEIATASNAAARKKLIAQLPETNPNLWKEFWEAKRASECESNFMRASSRYPLSAVGDINTYQIFAGLARDLIQKNGRAGIVVPSGIATDDSNKKFFADLTEKGALVSLYDFENREGIFPAVHRSYKFCLLTVGRTDAAPNGTDFAFFLTNISHMKEEDRHFFLSAKDISLLNPNTRTCPIFRRKRDAEITKDIYRRVPVLINESKGEDGNPWGISFLRMFDMTNDSHLFGTREQLEADHCELRGNIFAGADGRLLPLYEAKMIHQFDHRYSSMVGKDIASMSGVPAELSSDVEHADPHYMVLPRHWVPEGEMKTRLLTACPEDCYPIVFRDVCRSTDIRTFIACMIPKNIAVANSLPVLIASNANPLEACLLLANFCSIPFDFIARLKVGGIHLNFFIVRQLPCPRPLDLQEWRLEVGLRVLELTYTSTDMGTLAQNLWNSIYSSDGKPRPLLDPFKWDEERRFKIRCELDAMFFHIYGIERDNVDYIMETFPIMKRKDEQKYGEYRTKRVILECYNAMAEAMKTGRPYQTILDPPAADPSLAHPPPEDVTRGVMIDTAFPRTDAERLLCAATLELIRTVGDMPSEAYLDALYLATHPEHCEVFLPDAEKPKYRRAMKKAPQSLFLPEGQRMNWLRVRDYLEVAGAIKIADRRGDQRLSGGPHCMEIRNTLPHGVAPIIPFAVKAAEVLRAAKTDAQTRARVSDNVFNQIRRQISQEWLMSA